The Paenibacillus uliginis N3/975 genome has a window encoding:
- a CDS encoding PLP-dependent aminotransferase family protein: MELGLPIDSYLEKYRYKYLALYHALRDAIINGMLPEGTRLPATRELARQYGMSRGSAAQSYDMLLAEGYVNAMTGSGTYVARGASLSNKEIEPINSGPMLSTWGQRVLDMMSSPSGQTEGNAEELLAFTGERVASENFPYTEWKSFLGHAANEAKEGISRESFSAGHMELRRAIAGHLRFTRGIQADADHIVIFSGSMQGIVLLSQLLINSGDPVVLENPGYHGIKNAVQSCGGIIVPAEVDRSGLIPEDWNARLLFVTPSRQYPTGAVLSLERRRELLKWARLHQAIIIEDDYDSEFRWGGRPMEPLKALDDGGHVIFIGSFSKTMFLGLRLGYAVLPKALVKPVIAAKALYEPVSSSLLEQRALSLFISRGAYSRHLRRMTRLYGGRHRFFCSQMEEKATHLFQLEPGDAGLHVYAKWLHDGETYELFKKAARKRGVEFRDAAVYRFSPGSPAACFGFSHLNEEQIARGVSRMALAWEDMQK, from the coding sequence ATGGAGCTTGGTCTACCCATTGATTCCTACTTGGAGAAGTATCGGTATAAATATTTGGCCTTATATCATGCTTTGCGGGATGCGATTATTAACGGTATGTTACCGGAGGGAACAAGGCTGCCTGCAACACGTGAGCTTGCCCGGCAGTATGGAATGTCGCGGGGTTCGGCTGCACAAAGTTATGATATGCTTCTTGCCGAAGGTTACGTGAACGCTATGACAGGCAGCGGGACTTATGTGGCAAGGGGAGCTTCGCTTTCAAACAAAGAGATCGAGCCTATAAACAGTGGTCCGATGTTATCCACATGGGGACAACGTGTATTGGACATGATGTCATCTCCAAGTGGTCAGACTGAAGGGAATGCGGAAGAGCTCTTAGCATTTACAGGAGAGCGGGTGGCTTCCGAAAATTTTCCGTATACGGAATGGAAAAGTTTTTTAGGTCACGCAGCCAATGAAGCGAAAGAGGGAATATCTCGGGAATCGTTCTCTGCCGGCCATATGGAACTCCGCCGGGCGATTGCCGGACATTTGAGATTTACCCGGGGAATCCAGGCGGATGCTGATCATATCGTTATTTTCAGCGGATCGATGCAGGGTATTGTCCTTCTCTCTCAATTATTAATAAATTCGGGCGATCCGGTCGTCCTTGAAAATCCCGGATATCATGGGATAAAAAATGCTGTACAATCTTGCGGCGGAATCATTGTGCCAGCGGAGGTTGACAGGTCTGGTCTTATTCCGGAGGACTGGAATGCAAGGCTCTTATTTGTCACACCGAGCCGTCAATATCCAACTGGAGCTGTACTGTCTTTAGAACGACGGAGAGAACTGTTGAAATGGGCAAGGCTTCATCAAGCGATCATTATTGAGGATGATTATGATAGCGAATTTCGCTGGGGCGGTCGTCCAATGGAGCCGCTTAAAGCACTGGATGACGGAGGGCATGTGATCTTTATTGGATCTTTCTCCAAGACGATGTTCCTCGGTTTGCGTCTTGGATACGCCGTTCTTCCAAAGGCGTTGGTGAAGCCGGTGATCGCCGCCAAGGCATTGTATGAGCCAGTGTCATCGTCACTGTTGGAGCAGCGTGCCTTGTCTCTTTTTATATCAAGGGGAGCCTACAGTCGTCATCTGCGCCGGATGACCCGGCTGTATGGAGGGCGACATCGGTTTTTTTGCAGTCAAATGGAGGAAAAGGCAACACATCTGTTTCAGCTGGAACCGGGTGATGCGGGTTTGCATGTCTATGCGAAATGGCTTCACGATGGTGAGACGTATGAGCTTTTTAAGAAGGCCGCACGCAAGAGAGGCGTGGAATTCAGGGATGCGGCTGTATACCGGTTTTCCCCCGGCTCGCCGGCGGCATGCTTCGGATTCTCCCATCTAAATGAAGAACAAATTGCAAGAGGTGTCTCTCGAATGGCTCTCGCATGGGAGGACATGCAAAAGTAA
- a CDS encoding helix-turn-helix domain-containing protein: MLNASLSSFVIKPALAKIACEPGWKWQKREKPMQNYDLFYVWSGEGTVVLNDKPFEVGKGSCFLFYPGDHTSATHNPQKPLVLTYIHFDVTDPVSEVPAPYRRLNETMDFEYLLARYVRLYLDQPYGAEEEGKVILKQLMIYLLREDRDTPVIKKASNHLTEAIHEIANYVRLHPGIPHRVEDLAARAGLSPRYFSIKFKELIGTPVQSYIIKMRIERAQHLLLHQGMNVTEVADALGYRDIFFFSRQFKQYTGRSPSEVR; this comes from the coding sequence ATGCTGAATGCATCGCTGTCTTCTTTTGTAATCAAGCCCGCCTTGGCCAAAATCGCCTGCGAACCGGGGTGGAAGTGGCAAAAGCGCGAAAAGCCGATGCAAAATTACGACTTGTTTTACGTGTGGAGCGGGGAAGGGACCGTAGTGCTTAATGACAAGCCATTTGAGGTAGGAAAAGGAAGCTGTTTCCTGTTCTACCCTGGTGATCATACGAGTGCCACACATAACCCTCAGAAGCCGTTAGTTCTAACCTACATACATTTTGATGTTACCGATCCTGTCAGCGAGGTGCCGGCGCCTTACCGGAGGCTGAACGAGACAATGGATTTTGAATATTTGCTTGCCAGATACGTTCGGCTGTACCTTGATCAACCTTACGGGGCAGAAGAAGAAGGAAAAGTCATTTTAAAACAGCTGATGATCTACCTGCTCAGGGAAGACCGTGATACACCGGTGATTAAGAAAGCGAGCAATCATCTGACTGAAGCGATTCATGAGATTGCCAATTACGTCCGCCTTCATCCGGGGATACCGCACCGGGTTGAAGATCTGGCGGCAAGGGCCGGGTTGTCTCCGCGCTATTTTTCGATTAAGTTCAAGGAGCTTATCGGCACGCCGGTACAGTCATATATTATCAAAATGAGGATAGAGCGGGCTCAGCATCTATTGCTCCACCAGGGAATGAATGTGACGGAGGTGGCTGATGCTCTCGGATATAGGGATATTTTCTTTTTCAGCCGCCAATTCAAGCAGTACACGGGGAGAAGTCCTTCTGAGGTTCGCTAA
- a CDS encoding SDR family oxidoreductase, protein MRIMGELTGKTALVTGASSGFGLLICLELAGQGYQVAAGMRRPEGSDRLLSLAREAGLESRIHVVTLDICEPELVKNAVLEIEKLWGRLDLLVNNAGEAVGGFVEEVPLEAWRKQMDVNFFGTVSVTQAALPLIRRTGKGRIIFMSSISGVVGFPGYGPYASSKFAVEGFGECLSLELQPLGIDVVLIEPGAYGTAIWSKGFSDISAQEGSPYRAMLDDVLNFSKATAKSSGDPREVAHLVGEIARMKSPRFRYRLPKGTRMTVTAKLLLPYRMFQRIVLKTLSRKR, encoded by the coding sequence ATGAGAATAATGGGGGAGTTAACAGGGAAAACAGCGCTCGTAACAGGGGCTTCCAGCGGCTTCGGACTTCTGATATGTCTGGAATTGGCGGGACAGGGATACCAGGTGGCGGCGGGAATGAGAAGGCCGGAAGGCTCGGACAGACTGCTCAGCTTAGCAAGGGAAGCAGGATTGGAATCACGGATTCATGTGGTCACGCTGGATATATGCGAGCCGGAATTGGTAAAGAACGCTGTACTTGAAATTGAGAAGTTATGGGGGCGTTTGGATCTTCTTGTGAACAATGCGGGTGAGGCCGTTGGCGGATTTGTAGAAGAGGTGCCGCTTGAAGCATGGAGGAAACAGATGGATGTGAATTTCTTCGGAACCGTATCTGTGACACAAGCCGCCCTCCCGCTCATACGCAGAACAGGAAAAGGCAGAATCATTTTTATGAGTAGTATTAGCGGAGTAGTCGGATTTCCGGGTTACGGACCATATGCCTCCTCAAAGTTCGCTGTAGAAGGATTTGGTGAATGCCTCTCACTGGAGCTTCAGCCGTTAGGAATCGATGTGGTGCTGATCGAACCCGGTGCGTATGGTACAGCCATATGGAGTAAAGGGTTTAGTGATATTAGCGCACAAGAGGGATCTCCCTATAGGGCTATGCTGGATGATGTGCTGAATTTCTCAAAAGCAACCGCCAAAAGCAGCGGCGACCCACGAGAGGTGGCCCATCTGGTAGGGGAAATCGCACGGATGAAATCTCCCCGATTCAGATATCGGCTGCCGAAGGGCACCCGTATGACCGTTACAGCCAAGCTGCTGCTGCCTTACCGGATGTTCCAGCGCATCGTGTTGAAGACGCTAAGCAGGAAGCGCTGA
- the asd gene encoding archaetidylserine decarboxylase (Phosphatidylserine decarboxylase is synthesized as a single chain precursor. Generation of the pyruvoyl active site from a Ser is coupled to cleavage of a Gly-Ser bond between the larger (beta) and smaller (alpha chains). It is an integral membrane protein.) — protein MAKQLLRLMTELSSRKWVSRIMGSFSHSRWSRYLIPTFIRIYKIPAHEAEKEIHEYRSLNEFFSRRLKMGMRAIDETAGAMTSPVDALITGMGPVKAGTILNVKGQDYTVDELLNHSPRMGNYLNGYVFVLYLSPTDYHRIHSPVTGKKAESEHLRGKVYPVNDFALTNIRNVLSRNERLITYIRHEHGEVAVVKVGAMNVSSIRYTDEKTNEWSNGDDLAYFEFGSTVVLLTENGTFTPRGDLKLGDKVKMGELLGLLHEPSAKSS, from the coding sequence ATGGCTAAACAATTACTGAGGCTAATGACAGAACTGTCCTCCCGAAAGTGGGTATCCCGCATCATGGGTAGCTTTTCCCACAGCAGATGGAGCCGTTATCTCATACCAACGTTTATTCGAATATACAAAATTCCCGCCCATGAGGCTGAAAAAGAAATACATGAATACCGTTCGCTGAATGAGTTTTTTTCCCGCCGTCTAAAAATGGGCATGCGCGCAATCGATGAAACAGCGGGCGCCATGACCAGTCCTGTTGACGCCCTTATCACAGGCATGGGCCCCGTCAAAGCGGGAACCATTTTGAACGTAAAGGGCCAGGATTATACCGTCGACGAACTGCTGAACCATTCTCCACGGATGGGGAACTATCTTAATGGCTATGTATTCGTGCTTTACTTGAGTCCTACCGACTACCACCGGATTCATTCCCCGGTAACCGGTAAGAAAGCGGAAAGCGAACATCTCCGGGGCAAGGTGTATCCGGTGAACGATTTTGCGCTCACCAATATCCGAAATGTACTCAGCCGCAACGAAAGACTCATTACATATATCAGGCATGAACACGGCGAAGTGGCCGTTGTTAAGGTTGGCGCTATGAATGTCAGCAGTATTCGTTATACCGACGAGAAGACGAATGAATGGAGCAACGGCGATGACCTTGCCTACTTTGAATTCGGCTCTACCGTCGTCCTGCTGACGGAGAACGGAACCTTCACGCCTCGCGGTGATCTAAAGCTTGGCGACAAAGTCAAGATGGGAGAACTGCTCGGCCTGCTCCACGAACCGTCTGCCAAGAGCTCCTGA
- a CDS encoding ECF transporter S component, translating to MQSGVEAKKNGNVRRGLRLSDILVTVLVSLVLGVVYHFWGSVYSLFKPLFFEADEMLYGMWFAAAPLAFLLIRKPGVALIAELAAAHVEVLFGSGWGLNLLLYGIIQGLGAELVFAAFRYRKHAAWTVALAGAASAIGSMVMDFYLAYTDNYVWWMFVAKYSMRVASGALIAGLLMFALAKALERTGVTSLLRPASAKDYEALDDPRHV from the coding sequence ATGCAATCTGGTGTTGAAGCAAAAAAGAATGGAAATGTTAGAAGGGGACTGCGGCTTAGTGATATTCTTGTTACGGTTCTGGTCTCGCTTGTTCTAGGTGTGGTATACCATTTCTGGGGTTCGGTATACAGCTTGTTTAAGCCGTTATTTTTTGAGGCGGATGAGATGTTGTACGGCATGTGGTTTGCAGCAGCTCCGCTTGCTTTTCTGTTGATTCGAAAGCCAGGGGTAGCATTAATTGCAGAGCTTGCAGCAGCGCATGTTGAAGTGCTGTTCGGAAGCGGCTGGGGATTGAATCTGCTTCTGTACGGTATCATACAGGGTCTGGGAGCGGAACTGGTATTTGCCGCCTTCCGTTACCGGAAACATGCTGCCTGGACTGTTGCTCTGGCTGGTGCAGCGTCTGCAATCGGTTCGATGGTGATGGATTTCTATTTGGCTTATACAGACAATTATGTGTGGTGGATGTTTGTTGCCAAGTACAGCATGCGTGTTGCAAGCGGTGCGTTGATTGCAGGACTTCTGATGTTCGCTTTGGCCAAAGCATTGGAGCGGACAGGTGTAACCTCACTGCTTCGACCTGCTTCAGCCAAAGATTATGAAGCTCTAGATGATCCGCGCCATGTGTGA
- a CDS encoding ABC transporter ATP-binding protein, producing the protein MVPFSLYVEGLRLKFAGEDRLVFKDLSFAAQKGEKVLLLGPSGCGKSTLLQVLSGMIPHAIEVPMKCSDQRIPSSWAYVFQDPDTQFCMPYVDEELAFVLENLSVPQEEMTGRMQEVLSSVGLRLENLHIPISHLSQGMKQRLALASALLLQPEVLFLDEPSALLDPEGREQIWEAVKSVSDGRTLIIVEHRIEEMAAYVDRVVLFGPDGVILGQGSPEVVFTVFKKELTEYGIWYPGVWDDYAGSPAGTETFRPLTSVTVRTEELCEDLDAEGVCGVSAAHVTELSTNSGSSNISRINRWHGGEQEELHSGGVNQDPVLELSDFTVLRKGQPVVAVDKATVYPGEFAAVIGPNGAGKSSLLLGLMGLLRAEGEYRLGGDIVPPGKKRKERKLRQGMLGRIGFVFQNPELQFVTERVLDEVAYSLLVDGIPLEEAEMAARESLKRFGLSRLEQRHPYQLSTGQKRRLSVATAMAREPEMLLLDEPTFGQDARNTFSILEMCEELRQAGTAILMVTHEMQIAQNAATHIWEVQEGKIISQQASSRLTASPIGENRAADESSGERSLMLSGVSR; encoded by the coding sequence ATGGTACCATTCTCGCTGTATGTGGAAGGATTGCGGCTGAAATTTGCGGGTGAAGATCGGCTGGTGTTTAAAGATCTGTCTTTTGCTGCCCAAAAAGGGGAAAAGGTGCTTCTGCTCGGACCGAGCGGATGCGGTAAATCCACATTGCTTCAGGTACTCAGCGGGATGATACCCCATGCGATAGAGGTGCCGATGAAATGCTCGGATCAACGGATTCCGTCTTCTTGGGCGTATGTGTTTCAAGATCCGGACACCCAGTTTTGCATGCCGTATGTAGATGAAGAACTGGCCTTTGTGCTCGAAAATCTTTCTGTGCCACAGGAAGAGATGACTGGCCGGATGCAAGAAGTATTAAGTTCCGTTGGCTTGCGCTTAGAAAATTTACATATTCCGATCAGCCATCTCTCTCAGGGGATGAAACAACGCCTTGCTCTCGCATCGGCGCTGCTCCTTCAACCGGAGGTGCTGTTTCTGGATGAGCCTTCAGCGTTGCTGGATCCGGAAGGCCGGGAACAGATTTGGGAAGCTGTGAAGTCCGTTTCAGATGGACGGACGCTCATTATTGTAGAACACCGGATTGAAGAAATGGCAGCTTATGTAGACCGGGTGGTGCTATTTGGCCCGGATGGCGTGATTCTGGGCCAGGGAAGTCCCGAGGTCGTGTTTACCGTATTTAAGAAAGAGCTAACGGAATACGGGATCTGGTATCCGGGCGTATGGGATGACTATGCCGGATCTCCGGCCGGGACGGAAACCTTCCGACCGTTAACTTCGGTAACGGTAAGGACAGAGGAGCTATGTGAAGATTTAGACGCAGAGGGTGTGTGTGGTGTCAGCGCTGCCCATGTAACAGAGTTATCCACAAATTCGGGTAGCAGCAATATTAGCCGAATTAATCGATGGCATGGTGGTGAGCAGGAAGAACTTCACTCAGGGGGCGTGAATCAAGACCCGGTACTTGAACTGAGTGATTTCACGGTGCTCCGTAAAGGGCAGCCGGTTGTGGCAGTTGATAAAGCAACGGTTTATCCGGGCGAATTCGCAGCCGTCATCGGGCCGAATGGAGCAGGTAAAAGCTCGCTGCTGCTCGGTCTGATGGGACTGCTTAGGGCGGAAGGGGAATACCGTCTTGGTGGAGATATTGTCCCGCCAGGGAAAAAGAGAAAGGAACGAAAACTCCGGCAAGGAATGCTGGGACGAATCGGCTTTGTATTCCAAAATCCAGAGCTTCAATTCGTCACAGAACGAGTCCTGGATGAAGTGGCCTATTCTCTGCTTGTGGACGGAATACCGCTGGAAGAGGCAGAAATGGCTGCGCGTGAATCCCTGAAGCGATTCGGGCTTAGCCGGCTGGAGCAGCGTCATCCATATCAGCTGTCGACTGGTCAAAAGAGAAGGTTAAGCGTAGCAACCGCAATGGCACGAGAACCAGAGATGCTGCTGCTGGATGAGCCAACGTTTGGACAGGATGCGCGGAATACGTTCTCCATATTGGAGATGTGTGAAGAATTGCGCCAGGCAGGTACAGCTATTCTGATGGTAACCCATGAGATGCAAATTGCCCAAAATGCGGCAACTCATATATGGGAAGTCCAGGAGGGGAAGATTATTTCGCAGCAGGCTTCTTCCAGATTGACGGCCAGTCCCATAGGTGAAAACAGAGCTGCTGATGAGAGTTCGGGGGAACGGAGCTTGATGCTATCGGGGGTGAGTCGATGA
- a CDS encoding energy-coupling factor transporter transmembrane component T family protein produces the protein MNFWKPNRLTWLHRANPVVKLGVLMGLFLMTVLTHDIDFVMYQAVIFTVCLLVLSGIKPWKMLLFFLPFAIAFLSSSSSMMLFGRGENIWWEWGLFRVSEESFYRGLHLGFKGITFAAEGLLFVTTTSSVDLFYGLMQKLKLAPKYAYSFMASIRLLPMVWEEYLARRQALQIRGLRPIRGVRGVVHRAGMYAVPLLAQSIRRAHRVAAAMEAKKFNGEAGKHRTYYYVSRFTVYDVLIVFLLAGAACGAYAIALRYPWFGIADVRFN, from the coding sequence ATGAATTTCTGGAAGCCGAATCGGCTGACTTGGCTGCATCGTGCGAATCCTGTTGTTAAGCTTGGGGTGCTGATGGGACTATTCTTAATGACCGTGTTGACGCATGATATTGATTTTGTTATGTATCAAGCTGTTATTTTTACCGTGTGTCTGTTGGTCTTAAGTGGCATAAAGCCTTGGAAAATGCTTCTGTTCTTCCTTCCGTTTGCGATCGCGTTTCTATCTTCATCTTCCTCGATGATGCTGTTTGGTCGGGGCGAGAATATATGGTGGGAATGGGGATTGTTCCGTGTGTCGGAAGAAAGCTTCTATCGGGGGCTGCATCTTGGGTTTAAAGGAATCACGTTTGCGGCTGAGGGTCTTCTATTCGTCACAACAACATCCTCAGTAGATCTGTTTTACGGATTGATGCAGAAGCTGAAACTTGCTCCCAAATATGCTTACAGCTTCATGGCTTCCATTCGGCTGCTGCCGATGGTGTGGGAGGAATATTTGGCCCGCCGTCAGGCACTTCAGATTCGTGGATTGCGGCCGATTCGAGGAGTTAGGGGCGTGGTGCACAGAGCCGGTATGTACGCTGTTCCGCTACTTGCCCAGAGCATCCGAAGGGCCCACCGGGTGGCGGCTGCCATGGAGGCCAAGAAGTTTAACGGGGAGGCCGGTAAACATAGAACCTACTATTATGTGTCCCGGTTCACCGTGTATGATGTGCTCATCGTTTTTCTGCTGGCAGGAGCTGCTTGTGGGGCCTATGCCATTGCCCTTCGGTATCCTTGGTTCGGGATCGCAGATGTGCGATTTAATTGA
- a CDS encoding S-layer homology domain-containing protein: MMKMYFKSVLAGLIAISAVFPFMGTEEVSAATKFKDVPGNHWAKDAIYSAVNKGYFKGYLDGTFRPSANITRAEFATLMSRVSNNMVEDGLGSFSDIKGHWAEAGITKAIGMGFISTMDYPNGFKPGTSLTRTEMAKWMASGLAAKNEDFKQALSDTEDTLVPVAEYHKGGLNKSDYPYVSVVLGTGLMAGYPDGTFGPSKTTTRAEVAVILARYETVQDKKASSYQDLNEMREVGLTGTNLLSATPHVYGKIAGTDKITSFDSFANKPYTMMYNRGTMTVHRMIVVDASTPNKPKNLYGKMFLDKDFSWSVRKDLYNVFLEATVVPSDDTSLTNAAFPGATLYNFTSAFGFKSGTLAKYGLTVLPESDNFLKTGFFKKDVPRRFWMHRYLNREWKQYDNGGSMGKYNTLSSFYIPRPE; encoded by the coding sequence ATGATGAAAATGTACTTTAAGAGTGTGCTTGCCGGTTTAATCGCAATAAGTGCTGTATTTCCATTTATGGGTACTGAAGAGGTTTCAGCAGCTACGAAATTTAAGGATGTCCCAGGAAATCATTGGGCAAAGGACGCTATCTATTCGGCGGTAAATAAGGGTTACTTTAAAGGGTATTTGGATGGAACGTTCCGACCTAGCGCCAATATTACCCGAGCAGAATTTGCTACATTGATGTCGAGAGTGTCCAATAACATGGTTGAAGATGGGCTTGGTTCATTTTCAGATATTAAAGGGCATTGGGCTGAAGCGGGTATTACGAAAGCCATTGGCATGGGGTTTATTTCAACTATGGATTACCCAAACGGCTTTAAACCAGGTACTTCACTGACAAGAACGGAAATGGCGAAGTGGATGGCTTCGGGGTTGGCTGCTAAGAATGAAGATTTTAAACAGGCTCTCTCAGATACAGAGGATACATTGGTTCCGGTGGCCGAGTATCACAAAGGCGGTTTAAATAAATCGGATTATCCTTACGTATCTGTAGTGTTGGGAACCGGTCTTATGGCAGGATATCCTGATGGAACCTTTGGACCAAGTAAAACAACAACCAGAGCAGAAGTTGCCGTTATCTTGGCTAGATATGAAACGGTCCAAGATAAGAAAGCGAGTTCGTATCAAGATCTGAACGAGATGAGAGAAGTCGGATTGACTGGTACGAATCTGTTGTCGGCTACGCCGCATGTTTACGGTAAGATTGCCGGTACAGATAAAATAACGAGTTTTGATAGCTTCGCTAATAAACCGTATACCATGATGTACAATCGGGGCACGATGACGGTTCATCGAATGATCGTGGTGGATGCAAGTACTCCGAATAAACCAAAAAACTTGTATGGAAAAATGTTCTTGGATAAGGATTTTAGTTGGTCTGTAAGAAAAGACTTATATAATGTTTTTCTGGAAGCAACGGTTGTTCCTAGCGATGATACTTCACTAACAAATGCAGCATTTCCGGGAGCAACACTCTATAACTTCACAAGTGCATTTGGTTTCAAGAGTGGTACTTTAGCTAAGTATGGACTCACTGTTTTGCCAGAATCAGATAATTTTCTGAAAACAGGATTCTTCAAAAAAGATGTTCCTCGGCGTTTTTGGATGCACAGATACCTGAACAGAGAATGGAAACAATATGATAATGGTGGTTCAATGGGAAAATATAATACCCTATCATCTTTTTACATTCCTAGACCTGAATAG